Proteins from a genomic interval of Desulfovibrio piger:
- a CDS encoding ABC transporter ATP-binding protein, with product MLKIRDLYVRYGGIEAVQGVSLDIKRGSIVTLVGANGAGKSSIIRSIAGLNKNISGEISLTRKEGDEPVSLIGLKPEEMVRRGISLSPEGRRILPHLTVVENLRLGAYSRTDKDGINEDIERVYALFPRLKERHWQKGGTLSGGEQQMLAVGRALMSRPDMIMLDEPSLGLAPLLVKEIFNIIRRINEDGMTVLLVEQNAFAALSVAHYAYILEVGRVVLEGTGQELLENPKVKEAYLGG from the coding sequence ATGCTGAAAATCAGGGATCTTTACGTTCGTTACGGCGGCATCGAAGCCGTGCAGGGTGTCAGCCTGGACATCAAGCGCGGCAGCATCGTCACGCTGGTGGGCGCCAACGGCGCCGGCAAGAGCAGTATCATCCGTTCCATCGCCGGCCTGAACAAGAATATCAGCGGCGAGATCTCGCTGACCCGCAAGGAAGGCGACGAACCTGTCTCCCTCATCGGCCTCAAGCCCGAGGAGATGGTGCGGCGGGGCATCTCGCTTTCGCCGGAAGGCCGTCGCATCCTGCCTCATCTGACCGTGGTGGAGAACCTGCGCCTGGGCGCTTATTCGCGTACCGACAAGGACGGCATCAACGAGGACATCGAGCGTGTCTATGCGTTGTTCCCCCGCCTGAAGGAACGCCACTGGCAGAAGGGCGGCACGCTTTCGGGCGGTGAACAGCAGATGCTGGCCGTGGGCCGTGCGCTCATGAGCCGTCCGGACATGATCATGCTCGACGAGCCCTCGCTGGGTCTGGCCCCGCTGCTGGTCAAGGAGATCTTCAACATCATCCGCCGCATCAACGAGGACGGCATGACCGTGCTGCTGGTGGAGCAGAACGCGTTCGCGGCTCTTTCCGTGGCCCATTACGCCTACATTCTCGAAGTGGGCCGCGTGGTGCTGGAAGGCACCGGCCAGGAACTGCTGGAGAACCCCAAGGTCAAGGAAGCCTATCTGGGCGGCTAG
- a CDS encoding ABC transporter ATP-binding protein, whose product MSASKVQPILTAENVTMRFGGVTAVSDLSLKVDEGSIVGVIGPNGAGKTTLFNVLSGFYTPQEGDVRFAGKSIRGRKPFEICRMGMARTFQNIRLSPHMSVLENVMVGCHVRRRCPWWMAPLGLPMYYKEEKAITDKARDLVEHLNLAEYMDEKAGSLPYGAQRRLEIARALATEPRLLLLDEPAAGMNPQESIELMHFIQAIRDHFDLTILLIEHDMKVVMGVCQYIWVMEYGALIAHGDPDAIRSNPEVIRAYLGEDVV is encoded by the coding sequence ATGAGTGCAAGCAAAGTCCAGCCCATCCTGACGGCTGAAAACGTGACCATGCGCTTTGGCGGCGTGACGGCCGTCAGCGACCTTTCCCTGAAGGTGGACGAGGGCAGCATCGTGGGCGTCATCGGTCCCAACGGTGCGGGCAAGACCACCCTGTTCAACGTGCTGAGCGGTTTCTATACGCCGCAGGAAGGCGACGTGCGCTTTGCGGGCAAGAGCATCCGCGGCCGCAAGCCGTTCGAGATCTGTCGCATGGGCATGGCCCGTACCTTCCAGAACATCCGTCTTTCGCCGCACATGAGCGTGCTGGAGAACGTGATGGTGGGCTGTCATGTGCGCCGCCGCTGCCCCTGGTGGATGGCGCCGCTGGGCCTGCCCATGTATTACAAGGAAGAAAAGGCCATCACGGACAAGGCCCGCGACCTGGTGGAGCATCTGAACCTGGCCGAATACATGGACGAGAAGGCGGGCAGCCTGCCTTACGGGGCGCAGCGCCGCCTGGAGATCGCCCGTGCCTTGGCCACGGAACCGCGTCTGCTCCTGCTGGACGAACCCGCCGCCGGCATGAACCCGCAGGAAAGTATCGAGCTCATGCACTTCATCCAGGCCATCCGTGACCATTTCGACCTGACCATCCTGCTTATCGAGCATGACATGAAGGTGGTCATGGGCGTGTGCCAGTACATCTGGGTGATGGAATACGGTGCGCTTATCGCACACGGCGACCCGGACGCCATTCGCAGCAATCCCGAGGTCATCCGGGCCTATCTGGGCGAGGACGTGGTGTAG